The Streptomyces sp. NBC_00335 DNA window GTCCAGCAGGATCGCACGGGCCGACTCGGGTACGAGCGGGTCATGGCCCTCCGGCTGCTGCAGGCCGAGCGAGTGGAGCACTTCGGCCAGCGCCTGCGGCTCGTCGTGGTCCACCGTCCGGGCGTCGGGCCTGCGGGGATAGGCGTCCAGAAGGGCCAGTAGCGCCACCTGTTCGCCCTCGGCGCACAGCATCCGCGCCATCTCGTGTGCGACGACGCCGCCCATCGACCAGCCCAGCAGGTGGTACGGGCCGTGCGGTTGGACGGTGCGCAGGCGCGCCACGTACTCCCTGGCCATCTCCCCCAGGTCCGCGGCGGGGGGCGCGTCGCCGTCGAGCCCGCGGGACTGGAGGCCGTAGACCGGACGATCGCTCTCCAGATGCCGCAGCAGCCCGGAGTAGACCCAGCTGATGCCGACGCCGGGGTGCACGCAGAACAGCGGTTCGCGGCTGCCCTGCGGGCGGAGCGGTACGAGGACGTCCAGCGCGGCAGCCGGATCGCCCGAGTCCCGTTGCTCGGCGAGCAGTTCGGCGATCCCCGCAACGGTCGGTGTACGGAAGAGCGTGCTGATGCCGAGCTCCGCGCCGTAGAGGGAGTTCAGTCTGGCGATCAGGCGGAAGGCGAGCAGGGAGTGGCCGCCGCGTTCGAAGAAGCTGTCGTCGATCCACAGTCGCTCGGTGCCGGACTGGTCGGCACCGAGAACCTCGGCGAACAGGGCGAGCAGCTCCTCTTCCACGGGGGTACGCGGAGCCCTGCGCTCGCGGGTCGGGGCGTCGGCGCCGAGTTCCGGCGCCGGCAGCGCACGCCGGTCGAGCTTGCCGTTGGTGGTGAGCGGGAAGGCGGTGAGCGGGACCACGACCGGCACCATGTGCCGCGGCAGCAGGCGGGCCGCGTGCAGGCGCAGCGCCGAGGCGTCGGCCGTCGCACCCGGGGCGGTGACGACGTAGGCGACCAGCCGCTGTTCCCCGGGGCGGTCCTCGCGTACGACGACCGTGACCCGGGCGACCTCCGGATGCCGGGCGAGTACGGCCTCCACCTCCCCCAGCTCGATCCGGAAGCCGCGGATCTTGACCTGGTGATCGAGCCGGCCGAGGTACTCCAGGTCACCGTCGGGGCGACGGCGCACCAGGTCCCCGGTGCGGTACATCCGGGAGCCGGGTTCGCCGTACGGGTCGGCGACGAAGCGCTCGGCGGTCAGTGCGGGGCGGCCGAGGTAGCCGGTGGCCAGGCCGGGACCGCCGAGGTGGAGCTCGCCGGGAACACCGGGCGGCACGGGGCGCAGTCCGTGGTCGAGCACGTAGGCGCGGGTGTTCCAGGACGGCCGGCCGATCGGCGGCGCCTGGTCGAACGGGCCCTCGCCGAGCCAGCCCGTGGCGTACACCGGGGCCTCGGTGGGACCGTACACATTGGCGATCCTGGCGCCCGGGAAGGCCGTCGTGATCTCGTTCGCCACCAGGGCGCCGAGTGCTTCACCGGCCAGTACGACGGTGCCGGCCGTCACCCGCGGGTCCAGGCTCGGGATGAGGCCGGAGAAGACGGAGGGCACGCCGCTGACCACGGACGGTGCGGATATCGGGCCGTCCGCGAGTGTCTGTGGTTCGCCCAGGGCCAGAAGGTCGCGATGGATCCGCACGGTTCCGCCCGAGGAGAGCGGCCCGAAGATCTCGTAGACGGAGACGTCGAAGCTGATCGAGGTCGTGGCCTGCACCTGAGCCAGGCCGTCCGGAGCGAGGAACCCGGCGATCCAGGCCAGCAGGTCGGTGAGGTTGGCGTGGGAGACGATCACGCCCTTGGGGCGCCCCGTCGAGCCCGAGGTGTAGATGATGTACGCCGGATCGGCCGGTCGCGGGGCCCTCGGGCGTTCGGCATCGGTGAGGTCCCCGCCGGCATGGTCCGCGAGCCGCGGCTCGGTTTCCGGACCGTCCAGTACGAGCAGTGGGGTATCGGTGGGCGGCAGGGTGCCCGCCGTCTCGACGGTGGTCACGAGGAGTGTCGGCTCGGCGTCCCGGAGGAGCAGGGTGATCCGCTCCGCCGGGTAGTCCGGGTCGACCGGCAGATATGCCGCGCCGGTCTTCAGTACGGCGACCATGGCCACCACCAGCTCGGCCGTCCGGGGCGCGGCCAGTGCGACGATGCGCCCCGGGCCCACTCCCCGGGTGACGAGTTCGCGGGCCAGCCGGTTGGCCCGGGCGTTCAGCTGCGCGTAGTCGAGGACGGTTCGGCCGCAGACGACGGCGGGGGCGTCCGGGCGGGCCTTCGCCGTCGATTCGAAGAGCAGGTGGAAGGGTCGGCCCTCTTCGCGGGGACGGGTTTCGCCGTGCCACTGGTCGAGTTGGCGCAGCTCCGCGGTGGAGAGCAGGTCGGTCTGGTCGTAGCGGTCCTGCGGGGAGGTGGCCAGAGCGGTGAGCGCGCGGCGGTAGTAGCCGCCGATCAGATGCACCTGTTCCTCGGTGAACTGGGCGGCGTCGTAGCGGAGATGGAGGGCCACCGAGGCCGACGCGAGGTCCTGGGAGAACTCGGCCCCGAACGGGATGCTGGTGTTGGTGATCCGCCGTTCGTCGAGCACGTCGAGCTCCGCCGCCTGGTCCAGTACGGACTGGTAGACGTGGAAGCGGGTGAAGTTGAAGAAGCTCTCGAACAGTTCGCGGCCGCCGAGGTCGCGCCGGATCTCTCCCATGGGGTAGCGCCGGTATCGCTGGACTTCTATGTCGGTCCGGTTGACGGCTGCCACCAGGTCGTCCCAGCTGCCGCCGCTCAGAAGGGTGCGGAACGGGAGGGTGTTGAGGAACATGCCGAGGACGCGCTCGCCGTCCCGGTCCTCGGTGCGGCCGTTGTAGACGACACCGCTGACGACGTCCGGGGTGCCGGACAGCAGGCCGATCACCCGCAGGTGGACGGCGAGCAGGGCGGTGCGCACGGGTACGGCGAGGCGCTGGGCGCAGCGTTCCAGCCCGGCGGACACCTCGCCGGGGAGGTCCACGGGCAGGATGCGCATGTCGGGCCGCTCGGCGGGCTGGATCAGCCGCGGCAGGCTGTTGAGGTCGCTGTCCGCCAGAGCATCGACCCAGAAGGCCCGGTGCTCGGCGCTGGCGATGGCCGCCTGTTCCTGCTGGATGAACGCCCCGAAGCGGGCCTGAGGGGGGTCCGTCGCAGGGGGCCGCGAGTCCGTCAGGCCTGCGCGGTAGCGGGCGAACAGCTCGGTGATCAGGGAGCGTTCGCTCCAGCCGTCCAGGATCGCGTGGTGTTCGGTGACCCACAGCTCGAAGGTCCGGTCGGTCAGGCGCTGCACGTGCAGGCGGATGAGCGGGGCTTCCTGCCAGGAGAACGCGCGTCGCTTCTCCTCCTCGAAGCGCTGTTCCAGGGCGGCCCGGCGATCCGGGTCGGAGAGCTGGCGCAGGTCTTCGAAGGTGATCGGCGGCGCGATCCGGCGGTGCACCAACTGGAGCGGCTCGCTGAAGGACTCCAGGTCGAAGGAGACGCGCAGGATCTCGTGCTCGGCGACCATGCCGTCCAGCGCCGAACGCCAGGCCTCCTCGGACCAGTCGGCCCTCAGGTGATACCCCGTCACATTGTGATAGATCCGCTCGGCCGCGCTGAGACCGCTGTGGTACAGCATTCCCGCCTGGAGCCGGGACAGCGGGAAGGCGTCCTCGACGTGGGCCGGGAGCAGCGCGCGGTCCTCGTCGGAGACGAGCGACAGCGGCTGGTATCGCGGACGGGACGCGCCCGGGACGCCGAAGGTGGTGTGCGGAGCGAGGGCCTGGATGGTCTGGTGGCGCAGCAGGTCCTGGAGCTCGAAGTTCAGGCCGAGTTCGCGCGCGCGGCTGACGATGGCGATGGTGCGGATCGAGTCTCCGCCGAGCAGGAAGTAGTTCTCGTCGGTGCCGACCCGCTCGTGCCCGAGCACGTCGCTCCAGACCTGGACGAGGATCTCCTCGGCCCGGTTGGCCGTCGGACCGGCCGTCGAGCCGGCGGTACGGTCGAGGGCGGACAGGCGCCGCCGGTCCACCTTGCCGTTGGCGGTCAGGGGAAAGCGGTCGACCACGACGAAGGCGGCGGGGATCATGTGCGAGGGCAGAACGCCCTCCAGATGGGCCCGCAGTTCGGCCGCGCCCAGTGCGGGACGGTCCGAGACGGCGTACGCCACCAGCTGCCGGTCCGCGTTGCGGTTCTGCTCCGCGGTCACCAGAGCCTCCCGGACGTCGGGGTGGCCGGCCAGCGCGGCCTCGATCTCGCCCGGCTCGATCCGGAACCCCCGGATCTTCACCTGCTCGTCGATCCGGCCGCAGTACTCCAGTTCGCCGTCGGGCAGCCGCCGGGCCAGGTCCCCGGTGCGGTAGGCGCGCCCGGCCGCAAGGGTGACGAAGCGGCTGGCGTCGAGTTCGGGCCGCCCGAGGTAGCCGCGGGCCAGCCCGGCTCCCCGTACGTACAGTTCGCCGGGGACTCCGGTGGGTACCGGCCTGCCCCGCCGGTCGAGCAGGTCCAGGTCCAGGTCGGGGATGGGCTCCCCGATGACACTGCGGCCCTCGCCCTCGCAGTCCCGCCGGTCGATCGGACGGTAGGTGACGTGGACGGTGGTCTCGGTGATGCCGTACATGTTCACGAGCCGTGGGCCGTCCGGGTGCCGCTCGAACCACGGTTGCAGTGACCGCGGGTCCAGCGCCTCGCCGCCGAAGATGACGAAGCGCAGCGCCAGGGGGCGCTGCCGGCTGCCTGGGGACGCGTAGCCCTTGGCGTGCGCCTCCTCCGCCCGCATGAGCAGGGCGAAGGCCGACGGGGTCTGGTTGAGGACGGTCACGCCCTCTGTTCGCAGCAGCCGCAGGAAGTCCTCGGGGGCCCGGCTGATCTCGTGGGGGACGACGACGAGGCGGCCCCCGTGGGCCAGGGCGCCCCACAGTTCCCAGACCGAGAAGTCGAAGGCGTAGGAGTGGAACAGCGTCCAGACGTCGTCCGGGCCGAATCCGAACCAGTGCCCGGTGGCGGTGAACAGCCGGGTCACATTGGCGTGCGGGATCAGGGTGCCCTTCGGCTCGCCCGTGGAGCCCGAGGTGTAGATGACGTACGCCAGGCCGTCGGGCGCGACGCGGTTCGCCGTCGGCTCGGCCGGGCGCGCGGCGATGGCCTCGGCGTCGGCGTCGAGGGAGACCAGGGTGCCGGTGAAACCGTCCAGCCACTCGCCCGGCGGGCCCTGGACCACTACGTGGGTGAGTGCGGCGTCACGCACGACGTAGGCCAGCCGGGCGTCCGGGTAGGCCGGATCCAGCGGTACGTACGCCCCTCCCGCCTTCTGGATGCCCAGGATCGCGACGACCAGGTCCAGGGAGCGCTCGGCGCAGAGTCCGACGAGGACCTCGGGCCCGACTCCGAGCGACTGCAGATGCCGGGCGAGCCGGTTGGACCGCTGGTCGAGCTCGCGGTAGGTGAGGTGCTCGGCACCGAGACTGACGGCGATGGCGCCCGGGCGGGCGGCGGCGTGGCGGGCGAATTGGTCGAGGACGGTTTCCTCGGCCTCCGGCCGGCTGCCTGCGGCTCGTACGGGCGCGGAAGGGTCGGGGTCGCCCGGCGAGCGCAACTCCAGTTCGTGCACCGACAGGCCCGGGTCGCGCACGGCTTCGGTGAGCAACCGCACGTAGTGGTGGGCGAACTGCTCCGTCAGCCACTCCGGCCACGCGGCTTCGATCCGGGCCTCCCGGTCGTCCGTCACGACGAGGCGTACGGCATGACCGTGGGGTGCGGGCACCTCGTGCCGGGTGACGGTGACACCGCCCGGGATCTCGCGGACGGCGGTCGGCGTCTCCCGCCGGACGAAGGCCACCGGGAGCGGGGACGGCTCCGCGTCGTGCCAGCCGTCGTCCTCGGTGGGCTCGCCCGCGGTGCCGGGTGGGGCCAGCCTCCGGAGCCGGCCGATCACGGAAGCCAGGCCGTCTCCGTCTCCGTCGGAGAGGTCCGCGTGGACCGCTTGGGCACGGGTGAACGGACCTACGGTCCGACGGAATTCGTCGCCGCGGTCGTCGGAGTCCGAGGTCGCGATCAGGATGTCGTCGCAGTCGCTGTACCGGTTGAGCAGGATCGCGAAGGCCGCGAGCAGGCCGTCGCCGATCGAGGCTCCGGAGGCCTCGCACAGCGTGCCGAGCGCGGCCATGGTCTCGGCGGGAAGAGCCACCTCATGGGCCTGACCGGCCGAGTGTCCGGTCAGCAGGGGCAGTTGCAGCGCCGGGAACTCCCCCGGGAGTTCCGGGGCATCCGGGGCGAGGTCCATCGCCCGGCTGCCGGCGGCGCGGGCGAAGTCGGTGAACTGGCTCTTCGGAGGTTCGGGTGGGAGGACGCCCGGGGAGAGTCGGGCGTGGTAGGCGGCGAGCAGGTCCTCCAGCAGGATCTCCGCGGAGCGCTCGTCGGCGATGATCCGGTGGAGCGTCAGGCTGAGGAGCAGACCGGTGTCGCCGACGGGCTGAAGACAGGCGCGCACCAGGGGCCCCTGCTCCAGGTCGAACGGGCGGGAGAGATCATCCGCGCCGTGGCAGTGGCCGCTGCCGCTGCCGTGGTCCTCCGCCGTTTGCCAGAGTGGCGGCAGATGGTCCTCAACGGTCTGCACCAAGGTCGTGCCCTCGAACGTGAAACGAGTGCGCAGCGCGTCGTGGTGTTGCACCACCTCTTCCAGCGCTGCCCGCAGCGTGCTCGCGTCGCTCGTACCGTCGAAGGTGAGGCGCAGCGCCAGATGATGGGGGGCGTGCTCCTCGGTCAGCTCGTAGGCCAGGTACAGCTGTTGCTGGAGCGGTGTCGCCGCAGCCATGCCGACGAGCCGTGCGTAGTGCGGTGCCGTTTCCCGGCCCGTCTCATGGGTGCCCACTGATCGTCGACCCTTCTGTCGCCGGTGTCGCTAAGGAGATTGCTCGGTCCGCCTGCGCCATCCGCCCAGGGCTCTGCTCCTCGCGGCGGCGCGCGCAGCGGGCCGGGAGGGCCCCGGATGCACGGGGCCTGCGTCCTCGTCCACGGCGTCGAGATGGCGGGCCAGAGCGCGGACCGTCGTATGACGGAAGAGGTCGGCCGCGTGGAGCTGCGGGTACTGCCGCCGCAGGAGCGCGAGCACCCGCAGGATGCCGCTGGACGTGCCACCGAGGTCGAAGAACCCGGTGTCCAGCCCTGCTACGGGAGCGCCGAGGACGTGTTCCCAGGTGTCCCGGACCAGTTCGGCGGCGGCCGGGGGCTCCCCCGCTGCCGGGACCGCCGGCGGGAGGGAGACCGGTGCGGCCTCGGCCGCCCAGTCGGCCACGGTGGCCCGGTCCAGCTTGCCGTTGGGAAGTTGGGGCAGCTCTGCGGCGAGCAGCCAGCGGGCGGGGATCATCGCCGCGACGAGCGAGGTCGCGGCGTGGCGGCGCATCTCGTCGACGAACGCCGCCGGTGCGGGCACCGCCTGCTTCGAGGAGCCCGGTTCGGTGGGGACCAGGCAGGCGGTGATGGCCGTACCGTCGGCCGTGACCGTGGCCACGGCGTCCCGGACGGTGGGGTGCGCGCGCAGGACGGACTCGATTTCGGCCAGTTCGATCCGCTGGCCGAGCACCTTGACCTGGGTGTCGGCCCGGCCGAGGAAGCGGACTCCGTGCTCGGGGTCGAGGACCGCCAGATCGCCGGTTTCGTAGCAGAGGCGGCCCTCGTGCTCGCGGAACTTCGCGGAGGTCAGCTCCGGCTGCTCCCAGTAGCCGGAGCTCACGCCTTCCCCGAGGATCAGCAGTCGGCCGGGGACGCCCGGTGGCATCCGACGGCCATGGACATCGACCACCCTGCACTCCTGGCCGGTCAGCGGGTGACCGATGTGTACCGGAACTCCGGGCACCACTCGCCACACGGTGGACCAGATGGTGGTCTCGGTCGGGCCGTAGCAGTTGAGGACGGGGCCGGGGACCAGATCGGTCAGCCGGTCGGCCAGGTCGCGGGGCAAGGGCTCGCCGCCGACCAGCAGGGCACCCAGCCCGCCCAGCAGCCGGCGGCCCGCCGGGTCGTCGGCCAGGATCCGGGCCATGGTGGGGGTGCACTGGTAGAGGGCGCCGTGGGGTACCCGGGCGTCGGCGACCTCGCGGTGGCTGGTCAGCAGTACGGTGCGACCGGCGGCGAGGGGCCAGTGCATTTCGAGCCCGCTGATGTCGAAGGAGATGCTGGTGCCGGCGACGGTCACCCGGGGAGTCGAGGGCAGCTGTTCCTCGAAGGCCGCGAAGAGCGCGGACAGATTCTCGTGCCGGACGACCACGCCCTTGGGCCTGCCGGTCGTGCCGGAGGTGTGGATGACGTAGGCCTGGTCCTGCGGGCGCACCACCGGCCACTGTCCCGGCATGGTGGCGGCCACCGCGTCCGGGGCGAGTACGGGGATCTCCACGCCCTGCGGGACCAGGCCCGGGACCGCGTCCCCGATCACCGCGGCCGGCCGGGTGTCCTCGATCATCAGGCGCAGTCGACCGACGGGGTACTGGGGGTCCAGCGGAACGTAGGCCCCGCCCACCCGCCAGACGGCGAGCAGGGCGACGACCAGGGACGCCGTCCTCGGCAGACAGACGCCGACCCGGTCGCCGGGCCGCACGCCCGCCTCCATCAGCACGGCGGCAAGGCCCCGGACGCGGCGGTCGAGCTCGGCGTAGTCGAGCTGCTCCCGGTCGGTCACGAGCGCGACGGCCGCGGGCCGGCGCAGGGCGTGCTCGCCGACGCGGTCCGCCACCGTCGCCCAGGGGCTGCGCGTGACGGCCCGCCGGGGCGGTACGTCCGGGTCGGACAAGGCCAGCTCGGTGAGGGGAACGGCCGGTGTGGCCCCGAACGCCGAGAGCGCCCGGATCAGGTGCTCCGCGAACAACCGGGCCGCGGGCCCGGCCAGTGCGTCGAGTTGGTGCTCGACCGTCAGAGCGAGCGCGCCGGAGGGGTCCTGGTGGAGCGTGACGGCGAGTTCGTACTCGGCCTCCGTGGGGACGGGAGGAAGGAGCTGCCAGCGCAGGGGGCCGACGTCGAGCGCGGCCGGAGCGGTGGACTGGGTGCAGATGATCTGGGTCAGCGGTTTGCGCCCCGGGCTGCGCGCCGCTCCGACCAGCCGGAGGATGTCCTCGATGGGCAGATCGGCGTGATCGACGGCGTCGAAGAGTGCGTCGACCGCCCGGTCGAGCACCGAAGTGGTGTCGGCCCCAGCCAGCTCCAGGCGGACCGGGAGGGTGTTCTGCAGGCAGCCGATCACTTCGCTGTCCTGTGGGGTGCGGTTGGCCGCGACCGTGGCGAGCACGATGTCCTCGGTCCCGCCGTACCAGCCGATGACGGCGGCGACGGCGGCCAGCACTTGGGCGAAGGGCGTTGCGCCGCTTTCCCTCGCACGCCGGCGCAGCGTCGCGGCCGACTCGGAGGTGAGCGGCACGGACACGATGCCGTGCCCGCCCGGCCCCGTGGACGCGATCCGCGGAAGGGCCACGTCTTGGGGGCAGCCGTCGAGCCGGCCGGACCAGAACGCGTCCAGGATCGCGGCACGTTCGGGGCTCGGGAGCCTCGGGCGGTGGGTGGCGTGGGGCAGGGCCTGTGGCCCTTCCTCGTACGCACGGGCGAGCTGCCGCATCAGGACGCCGGTGGAATCCTCGTCGAACACCGCGTGGTGGACGCCCACCAAGCAGTGGGTGGTGTCCGGCGTGGTGACGATCCGGATCCTGCACAGCGGCCCCGCGCCGTGTTCGAAAGGGGCCCGGGTCTCGGCGATCCGGTCGGCGAGATCACTCCCGCGGGCCGCCCGCTCGGCCGTGATGTCCACGTCGGACGCGGGGTGGGCGTACTGCACCAGGCCTTCCGGAGTCAGGTGCAGCGAGGTCCGCAGGGCCGGCTGCGCCTCGCAGACCGCCCGTGCGGCCGCGAGCAGCCGGTCCGGATCGACGGGGCCGTGCACGCTGATGTGGTGGAGCAGTGTCGCCCTGCCACCTTGCTGGTCGAGCAGGAAGAACCTCAACTGCCCGGGATCGGCAGACCTGCCCGCAGTCCCATCCCATTCGCTTCCCGACATGGGACAGCTCCCCCGAGTGGAAATTTCGGCCGAATTTCTGCCGGTCACACTAGGAAGATCATTTTTGCCTGTCAAGCGAGTTTCACCGAAAATACACAGAGGCTGTGATTCGCAGGCGAAATTCAGCCGGATGGAATGGTTCAAGACACTGTGAGCGGGGTCACATTGATTCGATTGACCTGCGCTCTGTAACGTCGCCAAGGCTGTTCGCCCTGCTCATCGACCGACAATCGGCAGTAAGTTGACTTAGCGTCGGCTACGTGTCGATATCGCGCCCAAACGGTCGCGGATGCAGTGCGAAATCGAGACCGTCGGCCTACGGGGGCTTTTCCATGGAATTCGACACTGACTCTTCTCCAATCCTTCCCGGCAATGCAAATAATTCCGCGGAGGTTGCCGAGGGACTCTGGAGAGAAATCCTCGGCCCCGAGGCGAATATCGGTACGGGGTTCCTGGAGAACGGCGGCGACTCGTTCCGTGCGGTCCTCCTGGTCGGCAGGATCTACGAGCTGACCGGTCGGGAGATCGACTACCTCGACGTCCTGCAGGCGACCGAGGCCGACGCGATCGCCCGCCTGATCGCGATCGACAACGCGGGGAGCTGACCATGCGCCGGGAACTGGCCCCCAACCAGGTCGACCTCTACACCGCCGACCGGGCCGCGGAAGACCCCGCCACCTACAACGTCACCGCGGTCTACCGGATCACCGGGAAGCTCGACCCGGTGCGGCTCGCCGAGCGGTTCGAGCTCCTGCTCGACACCCATCCCGTACTCGCCGCGCGCGTCCTGGAGGACGGCGGGACCTGGTACCTGGAGACGGCGCCGAACCGACCGCGTCTGCACCGCGTCGACCTTCCGGTCGAACGCGACGGCGCGGAAGCCCGCCTGCGGGTGCACAGCGAGCTGACGCACCCGCTGGACCTCGCCACCGGACCGCTGCTGAGGGCGACCCTCCTCACCTACCCGGCAGGAACCGCCGACCTCGTACTCGTCGCGCACCACCTCGTGGTCGACGCACCGTCCCTGGAGCTGATCGCACGCCGGCTCCTGGTGGGCGAGGAGACGAAACCCGTCCACACCTTTGCCGACTGGTCGGCCGCGGCTCGCGACCGGCTGCCCGGGCGGGCCGGACGAGCGGCCGAGATCCGGGCCGAACTGGCGGCCGCCGACACCCTCCCCTCCCTGGACTGGGCGGGCGAGCCCGGCGGCACGGGAGCCGCCGGAGGCGGCACCGCCGAGGCGGACGTCCCCGCCCACCTGCACGACGGCGTCCGGAAGCTGGCCTCGGAACTCGGGATCGCCGCCCATTCGGTCTTCCTCGCCGCCGCCGGCTTCGTTCTCGGCCGGAACTCCGCCTGCGCCCGACCGGTCGTCGGCACCACCGTCTCCCGGCGTTCGCCGGCGCACGCCGCCACCATCGGGTACTTCAACAACACCGCGGCCATCCCGGTGCACCTTGACGAGGACTCCCTCGTCACCGACTTCCTGCGGGCCGTGCACGGCCGCAGCGTGCAGGCCTACCGCGACGCCGACTTGCCACTGTCCAGCGTCCTGCCGGAGTCGGGTCTCGCCGCACCCCAGCTGGTCGTCTCGGCCATCGCCGCTCCGCCGGAGCTGCGGGACGGGGACCTGCTCGCCGTTCCGCACCGGGACGAGGGGCTCGGGACGGCCCATTTCCCGTTGACCCTCGGCCTGTACCAGGAGCCCGACCGCCCGGCCGGCATCAGGATGCTGCTCCGTCATCAGCGGAGCCTGGTCACCGAGACGGCAGCCGCCCTGTTCTGCCGTCAGGTGGTGTCCGTACTCGCCGCCTTCACCGAGAACCCCGGGCAGCGGCTCGACGCGGTGGACACCTTGCCGGCCGCCGAACTCGCCCGTCTGCTGGCGACCGGCCGGGGCGAGGCGCTCGGTGAGCCCGCGGCCGCGCTGACCGAGCTGTTCCAGCGGCAGAGCCGTGATGCCGCCGGGCGCACCGCCGTGGTCTGCGGGAACGACCGGCTCAGCTACCGCGAACTCGACGACCGATCCAGGTCGCTGGCCGCCGCGCTGATCGAGGCGGGTGTCCGGGTGGGCGACCGGGTCGGTGTCTGCCTGGACCGCGGGGTGGGCCAGGTGCTCGCCGTGCTCGCGGTGCTGCGTGCGGGCGCCGCCTACGTCCCCCTCGACCCGGACTACCCCGCGCAGCGCCTCGCCTTCATCGTCGAGGACACCGCGATGCGCACCGTCGTCACCCAGCCCGGGATGCTGGCCGACATCGAAGGCCTGCGCAGCATCCCGGTGACCGCGGAACCCGAAGACGGCTCCCGGCCGTTGCCGGCCGTGGGCCCCGACACCACCGCGTACGTCATCTACACCTCCGGATCCACCGGCCGTCCCAAGGGCGTCCTGGTCAGCCATCGCAACGTGGCCGCCCTGCTGGCCGCGACGCGCGGGGAGTACGCGCCGGGCAAGGACGACGTGTGGTCGTACTTCCACTCGCTCGCCTTCGACTTCTCCGTGTGGGAGATCTGGGGCTGCCTGCTGAGCGGC harbors:
- a CDS encoding phosphopantetheine-binding protein codes for the protein MEFDTDSSPILPGNANNSAEVAEGLWREILGPEANIGTGFLENGGDSFRAVLLVGRIYELTGREIDYLDVLQATEADAIARLIAIDNAGS
- a CDS encoding non-ribosomal peptide synthetase gives rise to the protein MRRELAPNQVDLYTADRAAEDPATYNVTAVYRITGKLDPVRLAERFELLLDTHPVLAARVLEDGGTWYLETAPNRPRLHRVDLPVERDGAEARLRVHSELTHPLDLATGPLLRATLLTYPAGTADLVLVAHHLVVDAPSLELIARRLLVGEETKPVHTFADWSAAARDRLPGRAGRAAEIRAELAAADTLPSLDWAGEPGGTGAAGGGTAEADVPAHLHDGVRKLASELGIAAHSVFLAAAGFVLGRNSACARPVVGTTVSRRSPAHAATIGYFNNTAAIPVHLDEDSLVTDFLRAVHGRSVQAYRDADLPLSSVLPESGLAAPQLVVSAIAAPPELRDGDLLAVPHRDEGLGTAHFPLTLGLYQEPDRPAGIRMLLRHQRSLVTETAAALFCRQVVSVLAAFTENPGQRLDAVDTLPAAELARLLATGRGEALGEPAAALTELFQRQSRDAAGRTAVVCGNDRLSYRELDDRSRSLAAALIEAGVRVGDRVGVCLDRGVGQVLAVLAVLRAGAAYVPLDPDYPAQRLAFIVEDTAMRTVVTQPGMLADIEGLRSIPVTAEPEDGSRPLPAVGPDTTAYVIYTSGSTGRPKGVLVSHRNVAALLAATRGEYAPGKDDVWSYFHSLAFDFSVWEIWGCLLSGGRLVVVPYDVSRDAEAFHGLLRTEGVTVLNQTPSAFAQLLNTEAFQGGGLAVRLLVFGGEALDRGMLLPWLDRYPADVCRPVNMYGITETTVFCTWHTVDLAEARRGSRSIGRPLPGWDMYVLDGRGRPAPPGVPGEIHVGGAGVTQGYLNRPELNADRFSEDHLKGWPDRRLLYRSGDLGRFLADGSLEYLGRLDDQVKIRGHRIELGEIRHALLEDRRVQAAAALVRTPGGSSTARVDAYVVTEAQGDLADIRQLLAERLPGYLLPATLTAVPELPLTANGKLDAARLPDPQPARSDAAAVAVRAERSGPEAAMAGVWQDVLRVPVDPDDNFFDLGGTSVQAVLLAAALREQGFPDIKVRDVFRNSTPRRLAAVLGSRQDDAQTVRTARSGA